The Arvicola amphibius chromosome 4, mArvAmp1.2, whole genome shotgun sequence genome includes the window tgtttgtgtgtatatacctgTGCCATGATGTGTATGTAGCACTGAGAGGACAACTCACAGGAGTCTATTATTTTCTTCCCCTGTGTGAGTTTAGTGATGAACTTAGGGATTCATTTGACTACAACTGACCTCAATTGCACTCATTCAGGATCAAAAATCATTtatgtagggggctggagagatggctcagaggggaagagcactggctgctctcccagaggtcctcagttcaactcccagcaaccacacggtgcctcacaaccatctgtaataagatctggtatACTCTTCTGTACTGTaggatacatgcaggaagaaacctgtatacataataaataaaaatcttttaaaaatcatttatgtatGTGGGAGTGTGCATATGCCACTGcccaagttaaaaataaaaaaaaaaacttgtaggaGAAATATGGATGactcagaaatagaaaacaggTCACTGGAATTATCAGCAACCAATTTTAATGAACGAGACAATTCTTTGAAATTCAATCATGGTTTTGAGAAAGTGTTATAAACAATGTTCAGTCCTTaggataaacaaattaaaaagatgtatacttatataaatattttcctatGCAAGGAATTATTACTCAAATTATATTGTGTTCCTCTATCCTCATATAAAATTAAGTTTATAATCTGAAAGGAAAACAACAGTTTACCAGTATAATATTCCTAATAATCTTATTTGAGGACCAATGAAATGGCTCCATGGGAAATGTCTGTGATGTGCAAGGATGGAAAACTAACTTTGATCATCATATTAAGAGGACCAAAAGTAGAAACTgcaaagttgtcttctggtctccacatatcTGCATTGGTCCTACAAACCCATAATCACAtcgcacacacaccataaatcTTTATTACAAAATACATCTTAGTGCCATTACATTACCTGACATCTCTGGACAATTTCCTTAGAAGGCAATTCTTCAAGATAAAATGCCAAATGGTTaactaatggagatgggtaaagCATGGAACAtcagtatatatgtatacacacatacacataaaacaccaAGCCACAGTATGAGATACACAGTTGAATGTTGATTATCCTACTTTATTTCATCTCTACCAGATaaacaaaaatactgtttttGAATACACACATGAGATCATTATTGTTTCTTACATTCTCTTCTATTAAGCATTTTAACAATGACATTGTTAAATTGTGTTGACAAAACAGCACATGTTGGGAGCACATCATCTACACTTAGACTTGCACGCAGGAGGTAGACCcatgaggatcatgagttcaaatgtATCCCTGAATCATTACTAACATCTAAGCAAAACTGAGtaagaaacaagaaaatctcAAGGGAACTTGAGAATTTGtggaaatatgaaaaacaaaactaggagCAACAACCCACCACCATTTCAGACACTCTTACTTGAAAAGTATGATCACACACTGCCTGATATTTAAATAAAGGACAACTTAGATGATGGGGATACCATTCTACACATTATAGTAGAAAAATACCTATCAATAAGTAAAAACATAACAGATTAACAAAAGTCATAGAAGAACTAAGGACCACAAAATAAACTTCACTAAATGGATCTGTCACACATGTAGCACACTTTAGTATCTACCTCAAATGTTTCAAATTAGAAACCACAATGCAGTGATCTCTACCATCAGTTTTCAGTGAGCATGGCAAATAATTTACTTCCTTCAAGGctatgatgaaaaataaatgaaacactacttttttttcttgaagctgAAGACAACTGTAATGTCTAAAGTCTTTACAAAATCATTTTCAGGAAtagagttttcttttgtgtgagttTATCCCTATTTCCTGACTTTGAATTGATACAAATAGGTTTTGAAATATTTAGAGCACTAGAAACATGGCTGGGCAGTAAAGAAATGTTCACTCCCAGGACCAATGTCTGATTTCTGACAACCTCCTGTAATTTCTGCTATAAAATCCTTGGGTCTAATATTATCAGAAACCACCATGCACATTCACATATCCACACAAAACACACTGATATCACATAATCACAATTAAAACAActctttaaacattttcattcatGAAAGTTTTTCTCTTGTAAGAATTCATTCCTATAATACAGGTGTTAAGGCACCTAATGGCTTATAGAATTTTTCTTCATCATGAAGCAATCAGGTAGCTTAAAGTCTGAGAAATCATGCCTAAGTTGATGGAATCATTTGGGAAGACTTATGAAATGCTGTCCTGCTGAAGGAAGTCAGTCACTAGGAGTAGGTTTTCCTAGTTTacactctctgcttcatgctgtaGGTTAAAGATTTGAGTTCTTAGCTTCCTGTTTTAGCTGTCATGTTAGACACTTGTAGCcatgactctttctttcttttttgagaaagtgtttctctgtagctttgaagtctgtcctagaactagcttttgtagaccaggctggcctcaaactcacagagacccagctgcctctgcctcctgagtgtggggttaaaagtgtgcacccccactgcccagctgtcaTGTCACTTTCATGGCGATCCTGCATCCCTCTGGAACCAAAGGGCAAATTAATTTTTGTAAGTTGACATAGACAttatatcacagcaacagaaaaataactaatataaatcaataaagttTCACACCTGAATGAATGATTCTATTTAAttggagagaaatataaaatctaaaaggGTTACAATATTGTTTAAATTCATAgtgcaagtgttacagctctggaggaaAAGTTATCCTGTCAGGCTATACCTACAACTATGGAAGGAAGGTAGTCTGGATATCTACAGCTGTGTGGAGAAAGATACCCtgatttgatgtgggagtcccctctgtgtgctgtgattaccattaataaataaaaacctgccttggcctgttgatagggcagaacttaagtaggcagggaaaactgaactgaatgctgggtggaaggacagagagatgccatgtagccaccagagacagGTGATGGgcacccagtaagtcacagccacgtggccacacacagattaatagaaatgggttaaattaatatgtaagagttagccaataagaagccagagctaatgggccaagcagtgatttaattaatacagtatttgtgtggttatttcagatctaagctagctgggtggctgggaaccaaacaagcgACCTCCCTACAATACTGATTGTCAGAAGTCAGGTTATACCTGCGGTTGTGAAGGGAAGGTATcctgtgatgtggaattcccctctgtatggtgtgaacatgttttatcgccattggttaataaagaagttgctttggcctacagcagggcagaatatagtcaggctggaagagatatagagagtaaaAGAGATGCAATGTAGTTGTTGAagcagaaagatgccagaacagaaccttactgataagccacagccttgtggtgacattaatagaaatgagttaatttaagatgtaagaattagttaataagaatcttgagctaacaggccaaacagtgttgtaattaatatactttctgtgtgactATTAGGGTCTAGATGGCTACGGAAACTGCCTGAGCAGTCTCCAACTACAATCCTGGATATCTACAGCTGATAGGAAAGCTACCCTGACTGTTGTTAAGTCAGGCTATGCCTGAAACTGTGAAGAAAAGGCATCCTGAATAGTTATAGCTCTGAAGAGAAAGGTACCCTCATTGTCATGTCAGGACATACTTACAGCTGTGAAGGGAAAGTATAGTGGACACCTACAGCTATAAGGAGACAGGAATCCGGACTGTTGAGAAGTCTGGCTATAACTGAAGCTGTGGAGGGAAGGTAGGTACCTAGGGCTCTGAAGAAAAAGGGCCCCTGATTGTTAGAAGTCAGGCCATACCCACAGTTGTGAAGGGAAAGTGTACTGGACACCTACAACTATGAGGAGAAAAGGTATccttgtggaggcccaaaacCATGAGCCTATTTCTGCCTtatctgaaggtcagagtttAAGATTGCTCAAAATTGTTAACAGGtatggctacacaccctgacctaaggtgtggttgttttgtgttttggactTTAAGAAAGCCCATACAGGTAAACCCCCCCCCCTTGAGCAAAAGTGAAAGAATTCaaacatacttctgctccttcttttgaattaagaggtttGACTTAGGGAATGACTGCCtttaggatacttggtctagggtgggttcactgcctgaatgacagaatgtttttctcaatAATTAAGGACTTGAtggctcaaagtattgaagcaagtaactgttctagttgccTTTTGCattatgttaaagcagtcttttgtcttcttcccactgctgtattggggtataaaagtatatggaaaattaaatgcaggcagatttacagtattcactggaactccctccggtactatcctatgtcttttttattattgttttcactTGTGTCTTCATTCTCTTATTTTCTAATTCCCATATCCCTAGCCTGGTAAGTAGTATACCTGTCAAAGTTGGTCCCGACATACACTGACTTTTGGGAAGTCCGGCTTTATCTGAGGCTGTGTTCCAGTGGGAGATGTTCTCCCTAAAGGATGTAGCAATACTCCTCTCCAAAAGAGAGCCAACACAGCTGGGCTGGGCTTCACTCTGCTAAGAGAGCTTCAAAGCAGAGATGTCCATGGCTGTTCTGCTCCACTTCCCTAAGAGAGTTTCCTGGCAGAGGTGTCCAATGCTTCTCTGTTCCACACACTAGGGAGTTTCCTAACGgagatgtcaattttttttatcaGCTTCAGCCCAAATTGTTACTTCTCTGCTTCACTGGAGTCAATGGGAAACTATTGCAGAAATGTTGCAGTCTCTGGTGAAGAGTTGCTACTTCTGCCCTGCTCCTTTAAGGGACTTTGCCAGCAGAGGTGACCAAAGTTTCTCTGTTCCAATCCACTACAAAGTTTCTTATCACTCAATGAAAGGTCTTCACCCaaaattcattcaaaaatttatttggaagggaagaatccaggagagggACTGCCTCTGCCAGGGCAGAAATGGGCAGATGCCAACTGAACATGTACAGAACTTATATAGGACTTCTTTAGTGGCAGAGTTTTCCCAGCGAGAAGATTCTCAGGGTGGGAATTGTTTAGATGTCAATTTCTGATCTTGAACAATGCAGAGATTGGCAGGATTTCATGATCAGATGTTGGTAGATCTCGAGCTTAGGGATTAGCTGGTTTTATGCTCAGTTGGTCAAGGgtagagtgtgtttctttggttcttgTTTCCGGGACAAAATGTGTTTTTTCACTGGTCCCTTAAAACCTTTTGagtctggtttcagggtcaggtgtTTCCTTTATTGACTCTGGATTCAAGAACAAACTGTGTTTCTTGGTCTTAGTTTTAGAGTAAGGATATATTTCtttgactccagtttcagagtcaaaattatatatttcactggctctggtttcagggtcaggatgtgtttctttggctggctcATTTACCCTACACATATGTCTTCATAAATTTACAAATTCATTTTAACATGAGTTTGTATGTACAAACAGTATAAAAGGATATCACAATGCTTGATTTACAagtaaggttccagggcatctgtctcatTCAGCAGATACATGGAGTCcgactccactttcttttctccactatctctgcttggaattcctgtcttgctctattctgccctatcataaaatttattattaaacaaGGGTAACAAAATGCATTCAAAGCATACAAAAGGGAAACCCAAATCATTGTGTAGCTGATTATAAATGTTTTGGCTAAAGATCTTaccaaatactttataataagtcttcagtatctttttcagGTAGTCAATGTCTATTGTAATATACAAAGATTTTAACAGATTGTTGCACACAAAAAGTTTTACTCTTATATAAAGTACAAAACTTTGTCACATTGaatacatttatagggtttctctgcagtatgatttttttctcatgatttagatacatgcaaatgctttaccacactgattacattcatagagtTTATCCCCAGTGTGTGATCTTTTATGCATCTGAAGAATACTGTGAAGTGCAAAGGCTTTAACACActcattacattcatagggtttctctccagcatgTGTCAGTTCATGTTTTTGAAGATGATGACTATGATAAACAAAGCCTTTAGCACACTAATCACATACATACTGTTTCTccccagtatgggttcttttatgTTGTCAGAGATTACTGTACATACAAAGGCTTTACATTACAATGATTATATTCATAGGATTTCTCttcagtatgtgttctttcatgtgtttgaagACTATTGTGACATAAAAAGACTTTACCACACTGACTACAttcataggattttttttccagtatgtgttcttccaTGTCTTTGAAGATGACCATAccgtgcaaaggctttaccacactgattacattcatagggtttctctccagtatgtgttctttcatgtgtttggagACTATTGCGACAtataaaggctttaccacactgattgcattcatagggtttttctccagtatgggttctttcgtGTGTTTGGAGGCTATTGCGAcatacaaaggctttaccacactgattacattcatagggtttctctccagtatgggttcttttatgtatttggagaTTACTGCGCCatgaaaaggctttaccacactgattacattcatagggtttctctccagtatgagtttttttatgtttttggagaGTACTGTGGCATGAAAAGgatttaccacactgattacattcatagagtTTCTCTCTAGTATgggttcttttatgcatttgtagAGTACTGttacatgcaaaggctttaccacactgattacattcatagggtttctctccagtatgggttcttttatgcatttgtagAGTACTGTgacgtgcaaaggctttaccacactgattacattcatagggtttctctccagtatgggttctttcatgaATTTGTACATGACTGCGCTGTGCAAAGGCTTtgccacactgattacattcatagggtttctctccagtatgggttctttcatgaATTTGTACATGACTGTGCCGTTtgaaggctttaccacactgattacattcatagggtttctctccagtatgggttctttcatgacTTTGAAGATTACTGGGATgggcaaaggctttaccacactgattacattcataggatTTCTCTTCAGTGaatgttcttttatgcatttgaagatgactgtgatgTGAAAAGGCTTTACTACACTCATTTCCTTCATAGGGTTTCAATCTAGTATGTGTTTTTTCATCCCTGTGAAGATGACGGtcacatgcaaaggctttaacaCACTGAGTATATACAGAAGTTTTCTCTCTAGTTTGACTTTTTTCATGCCTACAATGATAATGGTACATGTGAAAGCATTACTACATTTAATACAGTGttgaatatttttatctgtataaATTAACTTTCCAATTTAGTccaattttaaagaagaattatTTGTTAAGTTTTAATCACCATGTTTACAATCTTGTTTTTTCCCTTCATTAAGGCTTGTTTTTCATCTTTGAAGATAACTGAAAACAGTCTTTAATACATGGTTAACATTTACAGAATCTTTTTTCTGTATGAGAATTTCATGTATTTGAAGATAACTGAAAAAACTCCGAGCTTTACCACTCTTATTGCATTTATAAAGTTCCCGATACTCTGAGTGATACTACATTTGCTAAGTGAACTAGGACAAACAGAAGTACTTACACAGTCCTAGTACTCATGGTGCTTTTCTGAAATGTGAGCTTATTGATATATTAACAATGAGACTAGAAAACCAATtacttgtatatgtgtacacCAAATTCAACAAGTATACTCAACATCCCTATGCTCATGTGGCTTGCATCCAGAGTAACATATGATATACttagtaaatgaagaaaaacaaacataaggTTTCCACATGAGTTCACACAGTTTGACTTTCTGTCCTCATAGACTTGTATCTGGATTAAGGCTTCTTCACAACAGCTGCTCCATGATTTCTGACTCTAACTGCCCCCTCACTAAACTTAACAGTCACAAGTATATGGGTTAAACTACCTCTTCTAAGGACTACTAGTATAATAGAGACTTTTACAGATAAACTTACCACCTTTTCAACATGTATATCTTTTATAATatgaataatatgaaataaatgcaTTGACAATTTTGCAGAATAGCTTTCATTGTATTATTTCAATGGCAATATAGGTtaagacattgtttccttgacttctttcttaaaagaatgaCTTGCAAATGCAATTCACCTATCTGAAATTTAATAATCATCAATGCACTTTATTATTTACACCGTTGCTTTGGTTTAAAACACATAGGATACATTATAAAGTCTTCAGAGGTACATTTGTATCAGCTTATACATGAAAATTACCTTGcatgtcttctagaactttgacAATGTTCTTCAATATTATGGTTTTCCCAACTGTATCCTAAAATATAGTGCCAGAAAAgtgtatgttatattttaaaaattgttaaaaatttagTTACCATTTGAAACCTTACAAACATGCCTGGTTTATTTACcccattcttctttctcaatcatattacaaaagagcATCATTAACTAATGAACAGTTGTTCCCTTATTTGAAACATGAAAGATAATTCTGCCTTACCTATAGTAGTGAGGTTTCTGTAGGTCTCCaccatcacatctttgtagagactcttctgggaaggatccagcaaagTCCATTCTTCCCAAGTGAAGTCAACATGCACGtcatcataggtcactgcatTCTAAAATATCCCATACATGTGTACAACAGAAAGTATGATTTTGACAACACTGTAAATGTATACTTCTTTGAGATTATAGTCATATAATTCTGGTGCTCCCCATACTTATTCCATGACATAGACACCATAATTTAATCACCAAGCCACTTTGATTAATAGagtttctatgttattattttCAGGCTGAGCAGCTGGGGTTTAACAAGCAGCTTCCCACAACAAACTGGtgcccatgtggccaactaaTATGCACTTAAAATCTTAGagagtttggaaaggaattctagacactaaaaaatgAAGTTCAGCCACATTTATTTccccaaatgggctttgcttaCTGGTGACGTGCTtaggctcctttaagagaggttttcctgatttagaggtagcagaaaaaaagctgcaccattttgaaatgccagttttttgggccatgctgccagcgtGAACTCTGACTGTTTCTGGATGACCAGCTATGGGGTCTCTGAGCAGATTGCTAATGGCAACTTAGACTCCATGtatgcctgaaaatggggcagtGGGCAttgctctcagaggcagcaaatgTGCCTCTGCCAcattggactgggtggagcaagcatGCAGGCAATATTTGCTCTACcaatggcacagcttaagttaATAAGAAGTGCTTACCATCttaagaagcactcctga containing:
- the LOC119811260 gene encoding zinc finger protein 431-like, with the translated sequence MNAVTYDDVHVDFTWEEWTLLDPSQKSLYKDVMVETYRNLTTIGYSWENHNIEEHCQSSRRHARHEKSQTREKTSVYTQCVKAFACDRHLHRDEKTHTRLKPYEGNECSKAFSHHSHLQMHKRTFTEEKSYECNQCGKAFAHPSNLQSHERTHTGEKPYECNQCGKAFKRHSHVQIHERTHTGEKPYECNQCGKAFAQRSHVQIHERTHTGEKPYECNQCGKAFARHSTLQMHKRTHTGEKPYECNQCGKAFACNSTLQMHKRTHTREKLYECNQCGKSFSCHSTLQKHKKTHTGEKPYECNQCGKAFSWRSNLQIHKRTHTGEKPYECNQCGKAFVCRNSLQTHERTHTGEKPYECNQCGKAFICRNSLQTHERTHTGEKPYECNQCGKAFARHHLQKHELTHAGEKPYECNECVKAFALHSILQMHKRSHTGDKLYECNQCGKAFACI